A region from the Algoriphagus machipongonensis genome encodes:
- a CDS encoding glycoside hydrolase family 25 protein, which produces MKKLPNPIFCMVISCIIFSCSEKSESEDTITKPEPNAVTEAPKAKAPKTILGIDVSHFQGDVNWQEIKDANIIFVYDKATEGATFTDPKYAKNKVGAHEYDLAHGSYHFYTTDSDPIKQAEFFTNTIDYGIGDMPPVLDLEKGGIKGTVDPKKFQEEVLKWLNYVEQKLGVKPVIYTNHTFGDKYLTSTKFEEYQLWIAEYGVETPKVPKIWDNKGWLIWQRSERGAIEGAISQVDHDLYNPKKSFEVVKK; this is translated from the coding sequence TTTCCTGTAGCGAGAAATCCGAATCGGAAGATACTATCACTAAACCTGAACCAAATGCGGTTACTGAGGCTCCGAAAGCTAAAGCTCCTAAAACTATTTTAGGAATAGACGTATCTCATTTCCAAGGGGATGTCAATTGGCAGGAAATAAAAGATGCCAACATAATTTTTGTGTATGACAAAGCAACTGAAGGGGCAACTTTTACAGACCCAAAATATGCTAAAAATAAAGTAGGTGCTCATGAATATGACTTAGCACACGGATCCTATCATTTTTACACCACTGATTCTGATCCAATAAAACAGGCAGAATTTTTTACTAATACTATTGATTATGGTATAGGTGATATGCCGCCAGTCTTAGATTTGGAAAAAGGTGGTATAAAAGGGACAGTAGACCCTAAAAAATTCCAGGAGGAGGTTCTAAAATGGCTAAACTACGTAGAGCAAAAGCTGGGTGTTAAACCAGTTATTTACACTAATCACACCTTTGGAGATAAGTACCTTACTTCAACGAAATTTGAAGAATATCAATTATGGATAGCTGAGTATGGAGTGGAAACTCCAAAAGTCCCAAAGATATGGGATAATAAAGGCTGGTTGATTTGGCAAAGATCAGAAAGAGGGGCAATCGAAGGAGCTATAAGCCAAGTAGATCATGACTTATACAATCCTAAAAAGTCCTTTGAGGTAGTCAAAAAATAA